A part of Phaenicophaeus curvirostris isolate KB17595 chromosome 29, BPBGC_Pcur_1.0, whole genome shotgun sequence genomic DNA contains:
- the NR1I3 gene encoding nuclear receptor subfamily 1 group I member 3 isoform X1 yields MSASSPSDAESSPRAPAAPRDPGDPPEKVCAVCGDRATGYHFHVMSCEGCKGFFRRSVLKGVRFTCPFARRCPVTKAKRRQCQACRLQKCLDAGMRKDMIMSEEALRRRRALRGQRQPEPPGGLTAEQQELIAVLIAAHHRTFDSSFSQFTHYWPAVRLYVPSPRPESPAEPPAGLDEDVLPDVFSMLPHFADLSTFMIQQVINFAKEIPAFRTLPIDDQISLLKGATLEICQIQFNTVFNTETNAWECGQHCYTIQDGALAGFQQIYLEPLLKFHISLKKLGLHEAEYVLLQAMLLFSPGGEPGGGTRAGGPLGPADARSAPPDHGGITQRDFIDQFQEKVALTLKSYIDHQHPMPEGRFLYAKLLLLLTELQTLKVENTRQILHIQDLSSMTPLLSEIIS; encoded by the exons ATGTCCGCGTCGAGCCCCTCGGATGCCGAGAGCAGCCCCCGCGCGCCGGCGGCACCGAGGGACCCCGGGGACCCCCCGGAGAAGGTTTGTGCCGTCTGCGGCGACCGCGCCACCGGGTACCACTTCCACGTGATGAGCTGCGAGGGATGCAAGGGATTCTTCAG GCGCTCCGTCCTCAAGGGGGTCCGGTTCACCTGCCCCTTCGCGCGGCGCTGCCCGGTCACCAAGGCCAAGCGGAGGCAGTGCCAGGCCTGCCGCCTCCAGAAGTGCCTCGACGCCGGCATGAGGAAGGACA TGATCATGTCCGAGGAGGCTCTGAGGCGGCGTCGGGCGCTGCGGGGGCAGCGGCAGCCGGAGCCGCCGGGGGGGCTGACGGcggagcagcaggagctcaTCGCCGTCCTCATCGCCGCCCACCACCGCACCTTCGACTCCAGCTTCTCCCAGTTCACCCACTACTGG CCCGCCGTGCGCCTCTACGTCCCCAGCCCGCGGCCGGAGAGCCCCGCGGAGCCGCCGGCCGGCCTGGACGAGGACGTGCTGCCCGACGTCTTCTCCATGCTGCCCCACTTCGCCGACCTCAGCACCTTCATGATCCAGCAGGTGATCAACTTCGCCAAGGAGATCCCGGCCTTCAG GACCTTGCCGATCGACGACCAGATCTCCCTGCTGAAAGGAGCCACCCTGGAGATCTGCCAGATCCAGTTCAACACGGTCTTCAACACGGAGACCAACGCGTGGGAGTGCGGGCAGCACTGCTACACCATCCAGGACGGGGCGCTGG CCGGGTTCCAGCAGATCTACCTGGAGCCGCTGCTCAAGTTCCACATCAGCCTGAAGAAGCTGGGGCTGCACGAGGCCGAGTACGTCCTGCTCCAGGCCATGCTGCTCTTCTCTCCAGGTGGGGAACCGGGGGGGGGGACCAGGGCGGGGGGTCCCCTCGGCCCCGCTGACGCCCGCTCCGCGCCCCCAGACCACGGCGGCATCACCCAGAGGGATTTCATCGACCAGTTCCAGGAGAAGGTGGCCCTGACGCTCAAGAGCTACATCGACCACCAGCACCCCATGCCCGAGGGCAG GTTCCTCTACgcgaagctgctgctgctgctgacggAGCTGCAGACGCTGAAGGTGGAGAACACGCGGCAGATCCTGCACATCCAGGACCTCTCCTCCATGACGCCGCTGCTCTCCGAAATCATCAGCTAG
- the NR1I3 gene encoding nuclear receptor subfamily 1 group I member 3 isoform X2 has protein sequence MSASSPSDAESSPRAPAAPRDPGDPPEKVCAVCGDRATGYHFHVMSCEGCKGFFRRSVLKGVRFTCPFARRCPVTKAKRRQCQACRLQKCLDAGMRKDMIMSEEALRRRRALRGQRQPEPPGGLTAEQQELIAVLIAAHHRTFDSSFSQFTHYWPAVRLYVPSPRPESPAEPPAGLDEDVLPDVFSMLPHFADLSTFMIQQVINFAKEIPAFRTLPIDDQISLLKGATLEICQIQFNTVFNTETNAWECGQHCYTIQDGALAGFQQIYLEPLLKFHISLKKLGLHEAEYVLLQAMLLFSPDHGGITQRDFIDQFQEKVALTLKSYIDHQHPMPEGRFLYAKLLLLLTELQTLKVENTRQILHIQDLSSMTPLLSEIIS, from the exons ATGTCCGCGTCGAGCCCCTCGGATGCCGAGAGCAGCCCCCGCGCGCCGGCGGCACCGAGGGACCCCGGGGACCCCCCGGAGAAGGTTTGTGCCGTCTGCGGCGACCGCGCCACCGGGTACCACTTCCACGTGATGAGCTGCGAGGGATGCAAGGGATTCTTCAG GCGCTCCGTCCTCAAGGGGGTCCGGTTCACCTGCCCCTTCGCGCGGCGCTGCCCGGTCACCAAGGCCAAGCGGAGGCAGTGCCAGGCCTGCCGCCTCCAGAAGTGCCTCGACGCCGGCATGAGGAAGGACA TGATCATGTCCGAGGAGGCTCTGAGGCGGCGTCGGGCGCTGCGGGGGCAGCGGCAGCCGGAGCCGCCGGGGGGGCTGACGGcggagcagcaggagctcaTCGCCGTCCTCATCGCCGCCCACCACCGCACCTTCGACTCCAGCTTCTCCCAGTTCACCCACTACTGG CCCGCCGTGCGCCTCTACGTCCCCAGCCCGCGGCCGGAGAGCCCCGCGGAGCCGCCGGCCGGCCTGGACGAGGACGTGCTGCCCGACGTCTTCTCCATGCTGCCCCACTTCGCCGACCTCAGCACCTTCATGATCCAGCAGGTGATCAACTTCGCCAAGGAGATCCCGGCCTTCAG GACCTTGCCGATCGACGACCAGATCTCCCTGCTGAAAGGAGCCACCCTGGAGATCTGCCAGATCCAGTTCAACACGGTCTTCAACACGGAGACCAACGCGTGGGAGTGCGGGCAGCACTGCTACACCATCCAGGACGGGGCGCTGG CCGGGTTCCAGCAGATCTACCTGGAGCCGCTGCTCAAGTTCCACATCAGCCTGAAGAAGCTGGGGCTGCACGAGGCCGAGTACGTCCTGCTCCAGGCCATGCTGCTCTTCTCTCCAG ACCACGGCGGCATCACCCAGAGGGATTTCATCGACCAGTTCCAGGAGAAGGTGGCCCTGACGCTCAAGAGCTACATCGACCACCAGCACCCCATGCCCGAGGGCAG GTTCCTCTACgcgaagctgctgctgctgctgacggAGCTGCAGACGCTGAAGGTGGAGAACACGCGGCAGATCCTGCACATCCAGGACCTCTCCTCCATGACGCCGCTGCTCTCCGAAATCATCAGCTAG